The following coding sequences lie in one Miscanthus floridulus cultivar M001 chromosome 9, ASM1932011v1, whole genome shotgun sequence genomic window:
- the LOC136479737 gene encoding uncharacterized protein, which yields MVTQKLLHYFTNHEVTVVTSYPLGEIIRNRDAAGQISKWALKLMGHDLRYVPHTAIKSQSLADFIAEWTEVQFLTSDVTHEYWMMYFDGLVIAPGSGARVVLIFLDGSRLCYTIHLHCLASNNAAEYEAPINGMHITIKLGATRLYVHGDSELVIDQVMKESSYKSPLMAAYCQEVRKLKDKF from the coding sequence atggtgacccagaagctcctgcactacttcaccaaccatgaggtcacagtcgtcacttcatacccgctgggGGAGATCATACGCAACCGTGATGCCGCCGGccaaatctccaagtgggctctcaagctcatgggccatgaccTTAGGTATGTGCCCCacactgctattaagtctcagtctcttgccgacttcatcgccgaatggacggaaGTCCAGTTTCTGACCTctgatgtcacccatgagtattggatgatgtacttcgatgggttggTCATAGCGCctggctcaggggctagagtggttctaatcttcctggatgggagcaggctctgctaCACAATCCATCTTCATtgtttagcctcaaacaatgctgcAGAGTATGAGGCCCCCATCAATGGGATGCACATCACCATCAAGCTCGGCGCAACACGGCTGTATGTCCACGGTGACTcagagctggtcatcgaccaagtcatgaaagagtcctcctacaagagccctctcatggcagcatattgccaggaggtgcgcaagctcaaggacaaattctga